The Shewanella sp. MTB7 genome includes a window with the following:
- a CDS encoding cation:proton antiporter, translating into MQTTLLLLVFFVVAILLGIMLRRLLKNTAIPYSVALLTLGMLIGGSLSFETQTPVINELKQSFVLASQLDANLIMFIFLPALVFESAFSLEVHLFKRMFSQIAVLAIPGMVICTLITALLSLTVLPWNWSIGAALMFGAIVSATDPVAVVSLLKEMCSRARLQTLIEGESLLNDGTAIVLFTLFLSLATQVQPEFKASEVIIEFVRVVAIGGIIGALVAVISLAFIGSLFNDSMIEIALTLVLPYLVFYVSEHIFHASGVVSVVTLALIYAGPGRTRFSPEVMEHLHHFWHTLSFLFNTLIFILVGLVVSTRLGLADLANWEYLAVIFLGILIIRASVILGLMPILARIGVGLTKEKSIVLIWGGLRGAVSLALALIVATNEALDIQLRDQVLFLTAGIVVLTIVVNGSSMRFVMAKLGLDKLPKAKQQTFAKVQHKISNEMVKVRGQLQKDEYLKSVNWPLVDKNIVSVGKDFVEEEKIDTQVEYLRKLLESERQFYWNQFSKGLLSQNATHILVAAIEKALDGTPQIWPRTSIIKHWMIPEWSVRCSTVPVIGTYARAASYRQHVIMFETARGLFEASEYIKELAPSLSLEPEQLEFALGQVELVNQFAKKTLIDFKEQSPHLVERVESYLALRILLNTERKMIQNLTHDGMISEVDAEKLIETVEFKMHQSKKQSL; encoded by the coding sequence ATGCAGACAACCCTGCTGTTATTGGTTTTTTTTGTCGTTGCGATATTACTGGGCATCATGTTGCGCAGACTATTGAAAAATACTGCTATTCCTTATTCGGTAGCCCTGTTAACTTTGGGAATGTTGATTGGTGGGTCTTTAAGTTTTGAGACTCAAACTCCTGTGATCAACGAGCTTAAGCAATCATTTGTGCTTGCCAGTCAGCTAGATGCGAATCTTATCATGTTTATTTTTCTTCCTGCGTTAGTATTTGAGTCAGCATTCTCACTCGAAGTTCATCTCTTTAAACGCATGTTTTCACAAATTGCCGTGTTGGCTATTCCTGGCATGGTGATCTGTACCTTAATTACTGCATTATTGAGCCTAACTGTCCTGCCATGGAACTGGTCGATAGGTGCAGCATTGATGTTTGGTGCCATTGTCAGTGCCACGGATCCTGTCGCTGTCGTCTCTCTGTTAAAAGAGATGTGTTCTAGGGCTAGATTACAAACCTTGATTGAGGGAGAGTCTTTGCTCAATGACGGTACGGCTATCGTTCTTTTTACCCTGTTTCTCTCTTTAGCGACTCAAGTTCAGCCAGAGTTTAAGGCTAGCGAGGTGATCATTGAGTTTGTCCGTGTTGTTGCTATCGGGGGGATAATCGGTGCTCTGGTTGCCGTGATTAGCCTAGCATTTATTGGTTCATTGTTTAATGACAGCATGATTGAAATCGCGCTGACCTTAGTTTTACCCTATTTGGTTTTCTATGTTAGTGAGCATATTTTTCACGCATCAGGTGTAGTGAGTGTCGTGACCTTAGCGCTTATTTATGCCGGTCCTGGTCGAACGCGATTCTCACCAGAGGTAATGGAACATCTGCATCATTTCTGGCATACCCTCTCATTTTTGTTTAATACGCTTATTTTTATTTTGGTGGGACTAGTGGTGTCAACGAGATTAGGCTTGGCGGATCTGGCTAACTGGGAATACCTCGCCGTTATTTTTTTAGGAATACTGATTATAAGAGCGAGCGTGATTTTAGGTTTGATGCCCATTCTTGCCAGAATAGGCGTGGGCTTGACTAAGGAAAAATCTATCGTCTTGATATGGGGAGGTTTACGTGGGGCTGTTTCTCTGGCGTTAGCCCTGATTGTGGCGACCAATGAGGCTTTGGATATTCAACTTAGGGATCAGGTGCTTTTTCTAACAGCAGGAATTGTGGTGTTAACCATAGTGGTCAATGGTAGCTCCATGCGTTTCGTGATGGCTAAATTGGGGCTAGATAAACTGCCTAAAGCTAAGCAGCAGACCTTTGCTAAGGTACAACATAAAATATCTAATGAGATGGTTAAAGTGAGGGGGCAGTTGCAGAAGGATGAGTATCTGAAATCTGTGAACTGGCCTCTTGTGGATAAGAATATCGTCTCTGTAGGTAAGGATTTTGTGGAGGAGGAGAAGATTGATACTCAAGTCGAATATCTGCGAAAGTTATTGGAATCTGAACGCCAGTTTTATTGGAATCAATTTTCCAAGGGACTTTTGAGTCAAAATGCCACCCACATTTTAGTTGCAGCAATCGAGAAAGCCTTAGATGGGACGCCCCAGATCTGGCCGAGAACTTCAATAATCAAGCATTGGATGATTCCTGAGTGGTCGGTTAGATGCAGTACAGTGCCTGTTATTGGTACCTATGCGAGGGCTGCAAGCTATCGACAACACGTGATTATGTTCGAGACAGCAAGAGGTTTATTTGAAGCGAGTGAGTATATAAAAGAGCTGGCGCCGAGTCTGTCATTAGAACCGGAACAGCTTGAATTTGCATTAGGTCAAGTTGAGTTGGTTAATCAGTTCGCCAAAAAAACATTAATCGATTTTAAAGAGCAATCACCGCATTTGGTCGAGCGTGTGGAGTCTTATCTTGCCTTAAGGATACTACTTAATACTGAGCGTAAAATGATCCAGAATCTCACTCACGATGGCATGATCTCTGAAGTCGATGCCGAGAAATTGATTGAAACAGTAGAGTTTAAGATGCATCAGAGTAAGAAGCAGAGTTTGTAA
- a CDS encoding oxidative stress defense protein: protein MKYSLLQSILASTFISASLFAAPALQANEADFPHLETVGVSQLIVAADMAEINVEVTIKDKTAKGAKALSDKAVAKFIERLKAAGIAQTDIQSANLNLQPQYHYQKDKPAELTGYNASRQITVTVKELSRLNNILDSALEEGINRINNIALKTSKESEYIAKARQAAIIDAQSKAKSLAQGFGVKIDSVWDIRYFAQHPVQPVMLRMNAASSSFDAAETYQQGQVTFTDRIEVVFKLKN, encoded by the coding sequence ATGAAATATTCACTTTTACAAAGCATACTGGCAAGCACGTTCATTAGCGCGAGTTTATTTGCTGCACCTGCTTTACAAGCCAACGAAGCAGATTTCCCACACCTTGAAACTGTGGGAGTAAGCCAGTTAATTGTCGCGGCAGACATGGCAGAGATCAACGTCGAAGTCACCATCAAAGATAAAACGGCTAAAGGGGCTAAAGCGCTTTCAGATAAGGCGGTTGCCAAGTTTATCGAACGCCTGAAAGCTGCTGGAATAGCCCAGACAGATATACAAAGTGCTAATTTGAATCTCCAGCCTCAATATCACTACCAAAAAGATAAGCCTGCCGAGCTCACTGGCTACAACGCTAGCAGGCAAATTACCGTCACAGTAAAAGAGCTATCACGCCTTAACAATATCTTAGATTCAGCACTGGAAGAGGGGATCAATCGCATCAATAATATTGCCCTTAAAACCAGTAAAGAGAGTGAGTATATTGCTAAAGCACGACAAGCCGCCATTATCGACGCCCAAAGCAAAGCCAAGTCTCTGGCCCAAGGTTTCGGTGTAAAAATCGATAGTGTATGGGACATACGTTACTTCGCACAACATCCTGTCCAGCCTGTCATGCTAAGAATGAATGCAGCAAGTTCAAGTTTTGACGCCGCTGAAACTTATCAACAAGGGCAAGTCACCTTTACGGACAGAATAGAAGTCGTGTTCAAATTGAAGAATTAA
- a CDS encoding disulfide bond formation protein B: protein MKMKESTVNQIVSLAAMALIALPVGIACIILGYGLGDTPCILCWQERTAMVLVALIAIFITRYGLKPKYLGALIFASVYGLWAGYRHSSNHILKDIGQGFGPAIFGVHTYVWVMVVFLVILLFAAVLLMLQGDKLSEKEDKNSWTMLNKSTVMVFLVVIGFNIVQAFSQTGPFPFIGQSNPYRMTFDNDKVVWSTANWPKLSSLSARGSFAIERPDFGNMPVVEGSDIVNDVNLTLVGTQMLPVEITGLATGISYSPNSDIYAVVTSDNWVHFLNGKLSKVLASVMIDGAFSVEVSNLTGVVFDGDNSVVVTADHKSYVRLEYDPLAKIADSYWLFMDGTDGVKELKRSRFSTVRAKYNYIGGLGWDAVTQEYVTITLPAKVRNNFVVSRFSNQDFELNSEAKILNAADKYPMVTGLVIEQDKAYLLSQSAEQILVMSTRSNRIEAAYSFSDVTNAQGLTLAKGEFVVLNGVKGQNSVTFFK from the coding sequence ATGAAAATGAAAGAATCGACAGTAAACCAAATCGTATCTCTTGCTGCTATGGCATTGATTGCCTTACCTGTTGGGATAGCGTGTATCATTTTAGGCTATGGCTTAGGTGATACCCCTTGCATTCTGTGCTGGCAAGAGCGCACTGCCATGGTATTAGTGGCACTGATTGCAATATTCATAACCCGTTATGGACTTAAGCCTAAGTACCTTGGGGCGCTAATATTTGCCTCTGTTTATGGCCTTTGGGCTGGGTACCGTCATAGCTCTAACCATATATTAAAAGATATTGGTCAAGGCTTTGGTCCGGCTATTTTTGGCGTGCACACTTATGTGTGGGTGATGGTTGTTTTCCTGGTTATCCTGTTATTCGCAGCAGTATTACTGATGCTGCAGGGTGATAAGTTAAGTGAGAAAGAGGATAAGAACAGTTGGACGATGCTAAACAAATCGACTGTGATGGTGTTCTTAGTCGTGATTGGTTTCAATATCGTGCAGGCATTTAGCCAGACAGGACCTTTCCCATTCATCGGTCAGAGTAACCCGTACCGTATGACTTTCGACAATGATAAGGTTGTTTGGTCTACGGCTAATTGGCCTAAGCTCTCTTCGTTATCAGCCCGTGGCAGTTTCGCTATTGAGCGTCCAGACTTTGGCAATATGCCAGTGGTTGAAGGAAGTGACATAGTCAATGATGTGAATTTGACCTTAGTGGGAACCCAGATGTTACCTGTTGAGATCACGGGTCTAGCAACGGGGATCAGTTACAGCCCAAATAGTGATATTTATGCGGTTGTGACGAGTGATAACTGGGTTCATTTCCTCAATGGTAAGCTAAGTAAGGTGTTGGCTTCAGTGATGATAGATGGTGCTTTTTCAGTTGAGGTATCTAATCTTACAGGCGTGGTTTTCGACGGTGATAACAGCGTGGTAGTGACGGCTGATCATAAGAGCTATGTGCGTCTTGAGTACGATCCATTGGCTAAAATTGCTGATAGTTACTGGTTGTTCATGGATGGCACTGATGGTGTGAAGGAGCTTAAACGTAGTCGATTCTCTACCGTTCGAGCTAAGTACAACTACATTGGTGGTTTAGGTTGGGATGCGGTGACTCAAGAGTATGTTACAATTACCCTACCAGCTAAGGTGCGCAACAACTTTGTTGTGTCTCGTTTCAGTAACCAAGATTTTGAGTTGAACAGCGAAGCTAAGATCCTTAATGCTGCTGACAAATACCCTATGGTGACAGGTCTGGTTATTGAGCAAGATAAGGCCTATTTGTTAAGCCAAAGTGCGGAGCAGATTTTAGTGATGTCTACCCGCAGTAATCGCATTGAAGCGGCATACAGCTTTAGTGATGTTACTAATGCTCAAGGCCTGACTTTAGCCAAAGGTGAGTTTGTGGTGTTGAATGGCGTGAAGGGACAAAATTCGGTGACTTTCTTTAAATAG
- the mak gene encoding fructokinase, with product MLRIGVDLGGTKIEVVCLGDRGEELFRKRIPTPRRYESTLDGIVSLVEEVEAKLGQQASVGVGIPGILSPQTGLVKNANATWINGHALDIDLGKRLNREVKVANDANCFAVSEAVDGAGAGKGLVFGVIIGTGCGGGLAVSGKVHQGCNGLSGEWGHNPLPWLKIDEYNTTDCFCGYKNCIETFISGTGFMRDYHQVHKGKTVTSGSEIMALVKAGNASAMLAFDCYMDRLARSLAHVINVLDPDIIVLGGGMSNVDAIYSRLPELLSQYVLGGECMTPVVKNRFGSSSGVRGAAWLWPN from the coding sequence ATGCTACGGATTGGAGTTGATTTAGGCGGCACTAAGATTGAAGTGGTGTGTTTAGGGGATCGGGGTGAGGAGTTATTTAGAAAGCGCATTCCGACACCACGTAGGTATGAATCAACTTTGGACGGCATAGTTAGCTTAGTGGAAGAGGTGGAAGCTAAGCTAGGGCAACAGGCAAGCGTCGGAGTGGGGATCCCTGGCATTTTGTCACCGCAAACGGGCTTGGTGAAAAATGCTAATGCCACTTGGATCAACGGGCATGCATTAGACATAGATTTAGGTAAGCGCTTAAACCGTGAAGTGAAAGTCGCCAATGATGCTAACTGTTTTGCTGTTTCTGAGGCTGTTGACGGAGCTGGTGCAGGAAAAGGCTTAGTGTTTGGGGTGATCATAGGCACAGGGTGTGGTGGGGGATTAGCCGTGAGTGGTAAGGTTCATCAGGGCTGTAATGGTCTCAGTGGTGAGTGGGGCCATAATCCGTTACCTTGGTTAAAGATTGATGAATATAACACTACCGATTGCTTTTGTGGCTATAAGAATTGCATCGAGACGTTTATCTCTGGAACCGGATTTATGCGCGATTATCATCAAGTGCATAAGGGCAAAACAGTCACATCTGGTAGTGAGATCATGGCGTTGGTCAAAGCTGGAAATGCTTCTGCCATGCTGGCTTTTGATTGCTATATGGACAGGTTAGCGAGATCTTTAGCCCATGTCATCAATGTACTGGATCCCGACATCATAGTATTAGGGGGCGGCATGTCTAATGTGGACGCTATCTATTCAAGATTACCTGAGCTGTTGTCACAATATGTACTTGGCGGCGAGTGTATGACGCCAGTGGTGAAAAATCGATTTGGCAGTTCATCTGGAGTAAGAGGCGCCGCTTGGTTATGGCCTAACTAA
- a CDS encoding FecR family protein codes for MSNIHQLNADANAEDLRLDRASEWIAKMDRELTDEERLALATWLHSDVENLKVLFEIAQMWDKMDELGRLSDIFPKTKPTNKRLPVWMGAIAASILLFLSIGIYLFTQEIEPNGQPSSLIAMQSSYQTAVGESNTINLPDNSILVLNTNSFVQVRYTVNERIIELQRGEINIEVAHDTSRPLSVLAGGKVIRAVGTAFNVDVRPGSVELIVTDGKVLVVKKSAAAFLKESKESRPQVTSSALTVAKDQRVMLNNKEPLPQVASKVTPGEIATKLSWRTGNLIFRGESLEEAMEEISRYTDIHFELADDEDLKKIKVAGMFKTGDVNGLLTILDQNFNVSHEKLSRYSIKLSYGG; via the coding sequence ATGAGTAACATTCATCAATTAAATGCTGACGCCAATGCTGAGGATCTACGATTAGATCGTGCCAGTGAGTGGATTGCCAAGATGGATCGTGAGCTGACTGATGAGGAACGTTTAGCGTTAGCGACTTGGTTGCACAGTGATGTTGAAAACCTAAAAGTGTTATTCGAAATTGCCCAAATGTGGGACAAGATGGATGAGCTTGGACGACTGTCAGATATCTTTCCTAAAACTAAGCCGACCAATAAACGGTTGCCGGTGTGGATGGGCGCTATCGCCGCGTCTATTTTACTTTTTTTAAGTATTGGTATTTATCTGTTCACCCAAGAGATTGAACCTAATGGCCAGCCCTCGAGTTTGATTGCGATGCAGAGCAGCTATCAAACTGCAGTCGGTGAAAGCAATACGATTAACCTGCCTGATAACAGTATTTTAGTGTTAAACACCAACAGCTTTGTGCAGGTGAGATATACAGTTAATGAACGAATTATTGAGCTGCAGCGAGGGGAGATAAATATTGAGGTTGCCCATGACACATCTCGTCCCTTAAGTGTGCTCGCGGGTGGTAAAGTTATTCGAGCTGTGGGCACCGCATTTAATGTCGATGTGCGTCCTGGCAGTGTTGAATTGATAGTGACCGATGGCAAGGTGCTGGTAGTGAAAAAGAGTGCGGCAGCATTCCTGAAAGAGAGTAAAGAGTCACGACCTCAGGTGACCAGTTCGGCATTGACCGTGGCAAAAGATCAGCGAGTGATGCTCAACAATAAAGAGCCTTTGCCTCAAGTTGCATCGAAAGTCACCCCAGGTGAGATTGCCACTAAACTCTCGTGGCGTACCGGAAATTTGATATTCAGAGGCGAATCACTTGAAGAGGCGATGGAGGAGATTAGCCGTTATACCGATATTCATTTTGAGCTGGCGGATGATGAGGATCTTAAAAAAATCAAAGTGGCAGGCATGTTTAAAACTGGCGATGTGAATGGTCTGCTCACTATTCTCGATCAAAACTTCAACGTAAGTCATGAGAAATTGAGTCGGTATAGTATTAAGCTTAGTTATGGTGGCTAA
- a CDS encoding RNA polymerase sigma factor, translating to MLKDSLIYKTYLASREGIARVVSRIVPPHEIEDIVQETYVRLCQVENKESINSAKSFMFKMARNLALDHQKRASVRLVDRVEDWHEFEKALCDRHDEVYDNAITSLEFDHFCEAVRLLPLQCRKVFVLKKVYGYSQREIASELGLSESTVEKHISQGIKRCTVFMRQTQNSKTQANVVPTSGKCGGGHE from the coding sequence ATGTTAAAAGATAGCTTGATATACAAGACCTACCTTGCCTCGAGAGAGGGGATTGCTCGGGTGGTTTCCCGGATTGTTCCTCCCCATGAGATAGAGGATATCGTGCAGGAAACCTATGTACGTTTATGCCAGGTGGAGAACAAAGAGAGCATTAACTCTGCCAAGTCCTTTATGTTCAAGATGGCGCGGAATTTAGCGTTAGATCATCAAAAACGAGCCAGTGTCAGGCTGGTAGATAGGGTTGAAGATTGGCATGAGTTTGAAAAGGCGCTTTGTGACAGACATGATGAGGTGTACGACAATGCGATCACTAGCCTTGAGTTTGATCACTTCTGCGAAGCGGTTAGGTTACTGCCTCTGCAGTGCCGCAAGGTGTTTGTGTTAAAAAAGGTATATGGCTATTCTCAGCGAGAGATAGCTAGTGAGCTAGGATTGAGTGAAAGCACAGTTGAGAAGCACATCTCTCAAGGTATTAAACGGTGTACGGTATTTATGCGACAAACCCAGAATAGCAAGACTCAAGCGAACGTGGTGCCCACATCTGGCAAGTGCGGAGGTGGCCATGAGTAA